The genomic window GCAATGGGATCGTCCGGGTTGCACTCCAACGGATACTCGCTGGCGCGCAAGGTTCTGCTGGAGATCAATCACATGGACCTCGGCGGCCACGTCGAAGAATTCGGTCGCACCCTAGGTGAAGAGTTGCTCGAGCCCACCAAGATCTACGCCAAGGATTGCTTGGCGTTGGCTGCGGAGACCGACGTTCGAACCTTCTGCCACGTCACTGGTGGGGGACTCGCGGGCAACTTGGCCCGCGTCATGCCTGCTGGCCTCGTCGCTGAGTTGGATCGCACCACGTGGAGTCCTGCGCCGGTGTTCTCGCTCATCGCTCAGCGCGGACGTGTCGAGCGCGCCGAAATGGAGCAGACGTTCAACATGGGTGTCGGCATGGTCGCCATCGTTGCGCCCGAGGACGTCGACCGCGCTCTGGCCGTGTTGACGGCTCGCCACATCGATTGCTGGACGCTGGGGACGGTCAAGAAGTCGTCGGACAAGTCCGCCGAGACTGAGCGCGCCGTGCTGCTGGGCAACCACCCGCGCTTCTGACGTCGGAGCTCACTTCCGAGCACGAACATACGACTGAGGGGGAGCCGCACCGCGGCTCCCCCTCAGTCGTATGTCAATCGCTGGTCAGCGTCGCCAGTCCTCGTATTCATCCTCTTCGACGCGGGAATAGCCGTCCGCGTCCGAAGAGGAGATGCCGCCCGAGGTGATACCGCCACGGTGGGAATTGGACGAACCTCCGGAGAGCTCTCTTTGCAGACTCTCCAAGTCCGTTGTCGGTGAGCTGTACTTGAGCTCACGAGCGACCTTTGTCTGCTTTGCCTTAGCCCTGCCTCGGCCCATGGCGTTGCCCCCTCGCGGACTTGCGGGGCGGCCTGGGGAAATTTGGGCGCCCCGTTAGATTTGGTATTTCTTCCTGGCACACACTCTAGCGCGCGAATCGTCCAGATGCTCATACAGAGTCCGTGTCCCGCATGTTTGCTTCATCTCAGTAC from Rhodococcus sp. P1Y includes these protein-coding regions:
- a CDS encoding DUF3073 domain-containing protein gives rise to the protein MGRGRAKAKQTKVARELKYSSPTTDLESLQRELSGGSSNSHRGGITSGGISSSDADGYSRVEEDEYEDWRR